The Antennarius striatus isolate MH-2024 chromosome 8, ASM4005453v1, whole genome shotgun sequence nucleotide sequence GCAAAGATTTACATAATGAAAACAATATCCAGTAGTACCTCCAGATATGAGCTGCTTGACATACAAGTTTTATGAAATACGAGCTATTGtactgtccatatttttgttggaCTTAAgagcaaaaatctgagataTGAGCTGTGCTTCAGGACACAACCGCAAAGTTTGTGGAGTCTTTTGCCATTCCAGTCTCAATGAAGCCTCTTCTCCCAGCCATATTGATACTAAGCTATTGTTGGAAAAAAATTGAGAGACTTACCTTCATGTAATTTACTATTTTGGCTAAGCAGCCAAACTTGTACCCAGAGCTTGCCTTGATGTTAATGTTTCCATTACTGGATTCTGGAGAAAGAGAATAtaagaaagaaatatttttaaacatcatATTAATCATACTACTGATGCTAAAGGCCAGACAGAAGCCATGACCATCTGTATGTGAAACTATTTAAAGTCAATAGACATGATTacatgacaacaaaacaaaacaaacagaattcATTTCTGAGGTAACTAGtctgttttattacatcccgcttagaagcagtaatgtattgtaattatcagtgtttgtgtgttcgtccgtcgaTCCGTtctatgtccaccaaatatcttcgtaaccgttgcagatagatgaaacaaaaagcacattactcgggcggcaaaggggatgaaaatgagatgatgaacttgacaaaactaggtcaagtttgaacttttgtacactcaggaaccatctaagatagaaagacgatgaagaaggccagcgtgagtatgaccatagatcaaagctagtgctttgatcaatgacagtagatcagagcactagctttgatctttgacctatgtaagtagatcagggtaaaatttttaattcagtggTGTCGCGCGGGATGTCACAATCTGTGACTACATTGGTACAAGTAATTAGTTGCAAGTGTTTTTCTACATTTCATTTAGTCAACAATTTCATTGAAAATCAACTATGTTGTAGTTTGTCTAGCTTTTCCTCTGTTCAGATCCCCatccaaagaaaacaacaacaacaaaacctaaGACTCCTAATAATGGAAGCTGAAAACAGTGAATCATGAACGATTCATCGTGTGGGTGGGAGCTTCTGTTGCTGTGAACTACTCTGTAGGCAGGACATAGAGATTGTGACAGACTGCTCAATGAATGGTGCAGAGGCAGGGCGAAAAAGCACCAATGATGGAGAGGAGCCTGTTCTGCTTATCAGAGACAAGAAGATCTGTAAGGAGTGGCGGAGGGAGTGAGCAAGTGCACGCGTGATGGCAGAGAGTGCATGAAAGCGCTGAAGAGGAAAACAGGTCGAGGAGAGAAGACAAACAAAGCAGAGGGGAAAACGGTGATAGGTGGGGCACCGAAAGAAGACAGTGCATCGGTTGACTTGCATCTTCCAAAGACTGAGCAAAATACACATGTAAGTCTGCAGATTTTTCAGAGCAGCATCATGAGAATAACATGTCCATGTCTAGCAGCAACTGACCTTATTTTGGGATACAGTCTGTAAGCTGTTCTTAGTCTCACTGTGTAGTAATGACTATGCACTATAAGTAATCGTGCAATTTCAGGAGAAATTATGTTTCCTGTAGAACGGTCAATCTGCATTTCATATTCAAACCAGGAACTATGTTAAGTGTAATCTATCCAATAACAACAACTGAGATCTTAAGGGGGCAAATGTAATAATATGGTCAAAGATTGAGGACAGGCACAATTGTTTGATAAAAATGGATCTGTCTGTAATATTCTGGTTTGAATATAAAGCATTAGATTCAATTCATATGTTTTTCTATCTCTCTCTGTATTATATGTACTGATGTGCATCTTGTCTATGTTTGTGCGTGGCAAAGTGAGTGAGTACATGTATCAAGACAAAATTAATGCCATCCTGACAGCTGTGAGGAGCCAGCCAGGGGCATTGAGAGTGACTAATTGCTTtggtgtgtgtctctatgtgtgtgttcattgaGAGGCAGTCGCCATGTAGCCTGAAAGCACTATCTGGCCCTAAAACGCCTTTATGAGTACGACTGGGGTGGGGCTGATTTAGGGCGTGTGTGATTACTCTGACATGAAAGGATTGGGGTAGGGGGCAAcatcaaaccaaaaacaaattagaaaaagaggttgtcatgacaacatgaGTTTAAGTGAAGTTGACTGGGGGATGCTTAAAGGTGAACGGGGAATGAACAGGGAAGAAAATTCCATCTTCGCTCCCTTCTTCAGTCTGTTACTATAATCTAGCCAACAGTAAATGTATGTTTATGTTCCTGCCTTACTTGATCCAGTGCAAACCATGTTGTGGTAGTCTTTGGTCAACATGCAAGAGAAATGGATTATGGCCATTGTTATTTTGAATTATGCACACAGGCAAAATATAAGTAAAGCAATTAATTTTATGAAGGTCATGAATTGTTTTTATACAAAACCAAACCTGTAATTTCAAATCACATTGTTACTGGAAACCAAATTAAAAGCCAAAAACCTACAAAAGAGTAACCTTCATGTATCATATCTATATGTACGTATGACAATCTTTATCATATCTGAaatctccttttggcttttcccctcaggggttgccacagcgaatcagttgccttcatctaTCTACCCTCATGTCCCTTTTCCCTACAAACAACATTTATCATATCTGAAATAAAACTCAtgaatcctttaataatccctgtagggaaattttCCCACTCAAAATATTCACGCACGTATAtcttacaggcctgtacacacgcGCATAGACACATGCACCCACgagcacccacacacacacgcacccacacccacacacaggtTTTCAGCAATACTATCTTTAAAATTGTAAACTGTCCTGGCACATACATCTCCTATCAGTATTTGATagtcacattaaaaaatattgaccAATTCATCCATACTGGTTACTTGGTCAGCCTCCACTGTAATCATCGATGTTAATTACCGAAGACAGTCAATCATGGTTACAGGACCTAGCTTTCCCATTCTTTTTGTGCTCCTGAGTGAATATAACTGTGCCAGAATAGAAATGTGATGTGTAAAGATTACACATCATTTataatcagggctttgaactagttcatggaacgaaaaagaaaaccagaaactttttaattattattgtattttttaaagttctggaacagaattggttattcaaaataatagtaaccagttcataatgtttttttcattcttggaAGAAAATATCTAacctcatgtttcccttcctgtcattcacttgATGCAGAGTTCCCcagactctgctctgaaactttgGTACTTTGAAGGTCCGAGACTTTGAAACGTAGGAGCTTTGAAACTTTGCCGCAACTTTTCCATCTACCTCTGATTTTCCATCATCTGTTccataactggatcagtgctgttgtacTGTTTACGGTAGGGATGTATCTATGGTATATAAACTAATTACCttaattgccaatttaaaagtcctaaagctactCATCTATTTAtctttacaaggaacgttattgaCCAGTTggggaactatatttttttgttctaactggttcaggaacatcagttCATGGGTGGAATGTAAAACTGGAAACgttatattttttctgttcagaacgaaccaactggcaaaaaattctggttcaaagccctgattatAATGATAAAACTCAGATGTCAACATAAAAAAACTGCAAcacactgagccactgccacatgggggcagcagtggctcagtggtagagcatgcggtagagcaggtcgtccaatgttccaagatcggcagttcgattcctgctcccaccaaaAAACAACCGCagggtgagctgacagtgtgaggtgtcactgccgaggcgcccttgagcgaggcgccgttCCCCTCATTAGCTggtcatttggggtgcaccaagaaggagctgcccaccactctacctcccattgcatgcctacaggcccccttgtgtttTGTGCATTCTTGATTTCCCTTCGAGGATTATAATAGtatataaaatcaaataaaaaataaataaataaaaagttagaAAATTCAAAACATTATGCTCTAGAGTGATTCTGctgattcatttttaatcattctcTCTCCAACGTATTTTATGACATCACTAACTTGTCTCATTAAAGCCACCAATAAACAGTGTCAGCGACATTAACAGTCTGTCTTtgtccccctttttttttttgcttcagatCAGAAATCATGGCCAATATTACCACCATTACACACCCAAGTAATCTACCATGGCACCCAGAGGCTGTACCTCTTTCCCACATCTCCTTACAGGTTCAGGATAGCTACCCTTTCCATGATGGTTGGAATGTGGCCTGCTTCATCATCCTtctgctcttcatcctcactGTCCTGTCTCTGGCAGCCTTGGCTGTTCTTTATGAGCTACTGGACTGTGGATGCTGCGCCAAAGGCAAGACACATCAGCAGCTACAAGCAGAGGGTCTGGGAAGCTGCAGCAAGCTGATGGCCAACATTTGCAAGCAGTCTGAATCCCACACAGAGGTGGTTTAAAGGCTACAAGGATTAAAATGAATACCATGAATGTGGATTTCTTTGCTGATGTTGGTAGAACCAAAGTATTGACTTTAGATGCGCAGTGAAAAAGACTTCTTAAATGACTCATGAACTCTTAAAATTCTCACAATTGAAAGAGTTCACCTAGAAGAGATATGATGAAGTTGAAgagcagtgtaaaaaaaaaaaagggacagtTACCAATAGAATTAGTTAGCTATCCATTTCTGTTTTAAGGGAAACTTCTCATATCTTCATTCAAGACCGCGTTACAGACAGAGCAGTAGCTCGTGAGCCATGCTTTACACACAATGCACAAGAAGTAAGAAACAGCAATCAAGTAGTTCAATAATAGTAGTATTTGAAATAGTTGTATTGTGGTTATTATGTTAAACGCTGATACCCTGCCCAGGTTTATAAGATAAGTAGTTTGACAACAGCTGCAATGCTTACTACTGAGAAGatgatgtaaaacaaaaagGGTGTCAGCTAATGAGGACTTTCATTATTGTTGTGGCATAATAGTATTGTAAATTTTGATAAAGCTGTGATTGTATTTTTAGTAAACTGTACGGTATGTTATCAATATGTTCAAAAGTCTAGCCCAATGTCATGACAAGTGACAAATTATTATTGCCCAATGATGTAACAAAGTTATTTTTGTGAATGAACAGAAGAGCACACTTCAAATGCTCCAGGGTAGAATCTAGCCTAAACTGTAGTGCTTTGCACTGACAAAACTGGAGGCAGGTATGATGTaagatttttcatatttttattttcatttagtaATACATTCTATACTTTTCTGTGCTAACACTGGGCTGTCTCTGCCTTCCCACACCAGTGCATCCTGTGAAGGAATAGATTAAGTGTTGTTCATCTATCTTTATTCATCAAACAAGCAAGTATGTGTGTTGATTAACATGGTGGTCGCGTTGCCATTTCCGAATTAATCCCTAAATGCATACTAAAAGTATTTAGTGAGCCCCAGGAAATACTACCAGTACTTAGTTTCAAATCATTCGTAttcttcagttgttttacaGGGTTGCCACAAAGTCAAAATATGTAAGTGTGTTACATTGTTTTATTCACTGTACAAAAATGGTATCaggtattatgttttgtttatgtGACTAGCCTTATCATGGTGTGTCACTGTTATAGTGAATAAATAGATCAAGTCTGTTTATATAAGGTACTCATGAGGGTGATCTCCTTGTCAAGTATTACagacaagatttttttattcaaactgGGAGGTTTGACAAACTCTGGGAAGAAGATGATGAGAAGCTCTTTCCTTGTAGAAATTACTTAGACAATTTAAAAAGTGAAGAGAAACATGAGAATGACAAAGCTAGACCACTTGGCATGCACTCTAAATTAGACATAATGTCTATTTTTGAGGGATATGATAATAGGTAACAGAAATGAATATGCTAGttaattacaaataattaaaGTGCCCTTTCTGTCTgtatatcttttgacaatagaCTGAATATTACAATTGctaaaaatatcatttaaatatattaaaatgcagTCCTGAcattctttctctgtctgttgcCTGTTActttgaaataaatacaaattaaacttACTTTTCAAGTAGTTGTCTACACAACAATGGTGACTACTGCATCCCTTCTGATGACTTTTATATATTGATAAGCAGCACCGGAATGGTATGATGGcactggatttttcttttttttgcagtacaACAAGGCTTCTATTCCTGGATTATCCACTAACATCACTAGTAGATAAGTTTCAGAAACAAATAACTCAAATTTCACTATTTTTAAAACATCTAAAGTCTTCACTTACCAGCGCTGTGTTTGGATGATGAGGAAGAGTCCTTGTCAaattttggtttctttttcttgtgtgaCCCTGAATCCGAGTTTGACTGTCTTTTCTCAACAGCTGGCGTAGAAAGAGCTCTTTTCTTGAACAGTTCCCTTTCCTTCAGTAGCGCTGGATCCATCCTTGCTGACTAGGCACAAAATTAAAGCCACAATAAGAATAAGCAACAACTGATAACAGAAGGGGAAAGGTTCTAAAATTATGTATGAGACATTTGCTGAATTTTTAGACTCCTTGCGTAATGGTGTTGTCAGGGGACTGAAACAAAAAGTGTTTACATACTCATTTACAAAATTACAAACTAATTTTGGAAATCTCTGCATGTGGTGCATGCAGACAACAAACTACACTGTGTGCACAACTACTAGGCAATTTGTATTTCTGAGGATTAGTTTTATtattgaggtaaaaaaaaacttttggtcAATTGGAAATGTTGATAAATATCAAATCTAAATATTTAATAAGGTAAAAGTGTGATTTTGGCTTTCTTAGGGAATATCTATCTGTGGCCAAATGTTGGGCAGCTATTTATTGGTGCGCACAATTATgcaactaaatttaaaaaaattgcatctcatttattttcatctgttaAAGTGACCATAATAAACCAACAACTCAAAATTTCaaagtttaataaaaatgaataaccaATATAGCCACCCTCTTTTTCAAAAATAGCAATAAGCCTTGCATTCATGGGGTCTGACAGTTTTTTGATCTgttgatgaataaatatttgtgcaGCAGCGCCCAGTCTGTTCAGAGAGGTGTACTGTTTTCCTTCAAACTTCATCTCCCATTTAAGCGGTACCCACAAGTTCTCAGTAAGGTTTAGGTTAAGTGAGCATGGAGTGATACCCTGCAAAAAAATCATGCTGCagagttttttcctgtaccacTGCTTGAAGAAAGTGTCTTCTAAAAAGTGGCCATACATTTGAGAGTTGACTTCAAGTCCACCTTCAACCTAAAAGGTCAAACTAGAACAACTAATAATACCTGCTCATACCAGtaccacctccaccttgctGGCTACTGAGTCGATATGGAGGCTTGTCACCGTTTCTGATTCAGCCAGGAGCCCATCCATCTGGTCCATCAAGAGTCACTCTCATCTCCTATGtccataaaattattttaaaaatctgtcttcAGCTATTTGCTGGCCCAGTATTGACGCTTCACCTTGTGTATCTAGTTTGAGTTTCAGCCTTCTTCACTCTGGCCGTGTATCTGAGCACTGAAAAACTTTTACTTCTGAACATTCCAGATATATTGCAGTTCTGGAATATGACAACACTGGATGTTAATGGGTTCCTGGTAGCTTCACATCTGACCCTTCTCAAATCTTTGGCTGCTAATTTATATCTTAATTTCTCAACGTTTCTTGCCACCCtgtcgcaaaaaaaaaaaaaaacattcaatggCTCTGTGATCACACCCAAACATCTAAGCAATTCCAACAGTTCTGCATCCCTCTGAAAGCATGTTTATACTTTTGGCCCATTTTGTCAAAAGAAACAAATCTGTCTAATACAGTAATTCTGTTTTCCTTAATATAGGGTGTGGATCTACTTAGGCCGTACCTGTCTTCTTTATACAAATACATATCACCTGAACAGCTTAAATTGACTAAGCATTCAGGTTTATACATATGCATAAAATGTATGATACGGTCAAAATACTCACTTCATAATTATGCACACAGTTTATACGTGGGACATTCATTATCTCTGACACCACGCATTAATTTAGCGGCTTGATAACAGACACATTTCCTAAACAACACGCACTGTTTGGGTACAAATATGTAGAGAGTTCCAAAGGTCAGGGGCAACGGGTCATTTAACTGTTTTGACCGTTCAGAAATCCACCTAAAAACCGGTTGAAATGTAACCCCCCTGAGTCTGAATAGCAGTGGTCCACCCTCTTACACAAAATTGAGAAGCGAGATCTCGAGCATGTAAATGAGCagtaacattagctaacacCATTTTACCAGTCGGAATACAAGACATTAAATTCACACAAGTTCAATACGCATTGTTCTAAAAAGGTCTGACGTTGTTGCTTGCTAGCGCTAATGAAATTATGCTAACACAGTACATAGCAACAGCTACCACTGCAAAGCAACAATCCACTCAGTGTATTTTAACATTATCCATAAAtgcaatacaaaaataaatgaacaaatgtaaTGATCGCTCAAGATTTAGCTTGTCATTTGACCTTAACCTTAGCTTATCACGTAATTTAATTCCACTGAGCCTTACCTGACACTTTGTTCCTGCTGTCAGTAACAGGCTAAGTCCACAAGACTAACCTTTAACCACAAAGGCTATGAAgaagataaaaatcaaaatttcGCTTTAAGTTTGACGACAATGTCAGTCAACATCAATTAGGTACCGTCCTACACAGAACACAGcatctattattattttttcttcttcctcttttccctcttcttctttttttcttcttcttcttcgtcttttttcttcttcttcttcttcttttatgtgATTGTGTTTCGTTTATTGGTGTACTGCTGCCACCTTCTGGACTGGAGGGTACTCATtaactaaggccccgtccacacggtgcAGGAACTTTTTgtaaacgcaacttttttcaccccgcatAGAAAAACATTCGCGTCCACGCAACaccgttttcaaaaagatctccgtccacacgtatccGCATCAGTACGTTGATCAACacgcagggacacgccccccccggttttttgtttttttttgcaaaaacactttaatcacattcaacaattttgcaattttacattagatgaagcactaaagtgcttcagaagaagattttttgcaaaaaaaaacttcaatcacatttaacatttagaacatttagaacattttacaatttttcattagatgaaatttcaaaaacactaaacactcaaaaacattaaacaccaagaaagagtccattataacaggaagttcgcaaaagtgaggtggtcatcaactaaagtgcataggacatttttgtaacaccagatgttcataaagttattcaggtcttttgtcaattagAAAAAGTTGTGAATACAGCGTCCACAAAGTGagcccagcgttttcaaaaaaatttcaactTGGCCagcttttcaaaaagttgtgttttcgtcccggatatctgtgttgtcgtgtggacggaaggcgtacccgaaacaacaaaaaagttgcgttttcaaaaagttccagcatcatatttttttttccagtcactCAGAATTCACCTTAAAATTTTCTTGATTCCTGGCTTGAGAAATGGATCAGTAGATACATGTTACAAGGATGCATCATAGTGGTTTGTTTCTGCTCCTGCCTCGTTCACACTTACATTTCTGACAATTTTCTCTTCTAAGCATAAGCATGGTAG carries:
- the smim18 gene encoding small integral membrane protein 18 yields the protein MANITTITHPSNLPWHPEAVPLSHISLQVQDSYPFHDGWNVACFIILLLFILTVLSLAALAVLYELLDCGCCAKGKTHQQLQAEGLGSCSKLMANICKQSESHTEVV